The Arachis duranensis cultivar V14167 chromosome 2, aradu.V14167.gnm2.J7QH, whole genome shotgun sequence genome has a window encoding:
- the LOC107475463 gene encoding uncharacterized protein LOC107475463, translating to MLRSSSSVLASAPSAQQARRPYGTAAAEASSVVLSSSSVLASAPSAQRARRPYGTAAAEASFVERSSSSVLASAPLVSAPSAKRARKPYGTAAAEASFVERSSCSVIASAPSAKQAQKPDGTAAAGASSVVRSSSLVLASAPSAKQAREPDGTAAAAGAGASSVVRSSSSVLASAPSAKQAREPDGTAGASSVVRSSSSVTSAPSAKQAQKPAAPSQPPPKAWCEICKIWCHTLGVLEEHKQGRRHMNKVKRQERLEEQKAISELQNKQTATTKSNLTDQAKKVQEPAKVECPTGNTGSEVASVNHKVETMVQNDARDTFAAPAEEPEAKKTSRNIIPVQHHVLKPKKKRKGSKLVKITAALRRPVQNQISEQFIPFDCKLCNVRFESEIAFGSHVNGKEHISRLIHAPGRQALSGMFGLQVLYPPDIDSLSKAINVQVQHGDNNPQLLLAKHLMDSLSQSKVAATAPPMN from the coding sequence ATGTTACGATCTTCATCCTCAGTTTTAGCGTCAGCACCATCAGCCCAACAAGCTCGAAGGCCATATGGAACTGCTGCTGCTGAAGCCTCTTCTGTGGTACTATCTTCATCCTCAGTTTTAGCGTCAGCACCATCAGCCCAACGAGCTCGAAGGCCATATGGAACTGCTGCTGCTGAAGCCTCTTTTGTAGAACGATCTTCATCCTCAGTTTTAGCGTCAGCACCTTTAGTGTCAGCACCATCAGCCAAACGAGCTCGAAAGCCATATGGAACTGCTGCTGCTGAAGCCTCTTTTGTAGAACGATCTTCATGCTCAGTTATAGCGTCAGCACCATCAGCTAAACAAGCTCAAAAGCCAGATGGAACTGCTGCTGCTGGGGCCTCTTCTGTTGTACGATCTTCATCCTTAGTTTTAGCGTCAGCACCATCAGCCAAACAAGCTCGAGAGCCAGATGgaactgctgctgctgctggtgCTGGAGCCTCTTCTGTGGTACGATCTTCATCCTCAGTTTTAGCGTCAGCACCATCAGCCAAACAAGCTCGAGAGCCAGATGGAACTGCTGGAGCCTCTTCTGTGGTACGATCTTCATCCTCAGTAACGTCAGCACCATCAGCCAAACAAGCTCAGAAGCCAGCTGCACCGTCGCAACCACCACCAAAGGCATGGTGTGAAATTTGTAAGATTTGGTGCCATACTCTAGGGGTGTTGGAAGAGCATAAACAGGGGAGGCGACACATGAATAAGGTGAAGCGACAGGAAAGATTAGAGGAACAAAAAGCAATAAGTGAGCTACAGAATAAACAGACTGCTACTACTAAATCGAATTTAACAGACCAGGCTAAGAAAGTTCAGGAGCCTGCAAAAGTTGAATGCCCCACAGGAAATACTGGATCTGAAGTTGCATCTGTTAATCACAAGGTTGAAACAATGGTGCAGAATGACGCGAGAGATACTTTTGCAGCTCCAGCTGAAGAACCTGAGGCGAAGAAAACCAGTCGGAACATCATTCCTGTACAGCACCATGTATTGAAGCCGAAGAAGAAACGAAAAGGATCTAAACTCGTTAAGATAACTGCTGCTCTAAGAAGGCCAGTGCAAAATCAAATATCTGAGCAGTTTATACCTTTTGATTGTAAATTGTGCAATGTTAGATTTGAGTCTGAGATTGCTTTTGGGAGTCATGTGAACGGGAAGGAACACATATCACGTCTAATCCATGCCCCCGGCCGGCAAGCTTTGTCCGGAATGTTTGGTCTCCAAGTACTTTACCCTCCTGACATCGATTCTCTGTCAAAAGCAATTAATGTTCAGGTCCAACATGGTGATAATAATCCACAACTCCTCTTAGCTAAGCACCTGATGGATTCATTATCTCAATCAAAAGTAGCAGCAACAGCACCACCGATGaactga